In Cyanobium sp. AMD-g, the DNA window ATTGTTGGCTTTGCAGATTGCGGTTGCTTTGCGTCTGCTTCCATTCTTGTTCTGGCCAGAGAACGTCCACTCGAAGGTGCGTTGCGCCCCATTGTCTTCTGTCTCAATGATCTCGCTGACCCGTTTGTAATTGGCTGGGTAGTGGAGTTTGTTCTTGGCAAGTTTCTCGCACTCAGCCAGTTGCTCTGGTCGCCGGTCCTTCACGGTAATGGCGGGAGATGGTGGCGTTGAAAGGGCGAACTTGCCAAGCATTCCGACACTGACGATGCAGATCAGTCCAGTTGTGCAGAGCACGATGAAGACCCACCGAGGTTTCCCCTTTCTTTGAGCTCCTTGAATAGATAGGAAGCTTGAAAGTTTGCGAGATCTGGGGGTGGGTCCTTTCCTATTCAGGCTAGGCTTGCGTGGCTTCCGCCGCTTCCTGCGGCGTTTGAGCCATGATACCAATGGGTTGTTCATGTCAGCCCTCCGATGGCCTTCGGACCAGCGGATGGGCGACCTTCATCAGAAATGAGTCCGTTAATCATCAATCATATAGCCAGGCGGGGTTTTGAGCATGGGCAGGATGCCACTTCATCGTTCCTATTGTTAGCCTATGGGTGGCCTTTTGGCCAGTGGGCTGAGTCAATGACGACCCCTTGTCAGACGACCATGGGTAAGCCTGTTGTGTTGCTGCGCAGCCCAGCGTTGAACGCATCGACCTCCGGCTATTGGTTTGTGGACGTGTAGTGACATCACTTGAGCTCAGCACCGCAGAACTTGCAGTGGCGGGCGTCTGGATCATGGCCGCTCTTGCGGCAGTCTCCACAGACCACGGCTTCAGTCCTGTTCCCATCCGGCGGGGAGGAGAAGGCCTCTGCTGAAGGCGATGATGTTTCGGCAGGCCGCAGCACCTTCAGGCCGATCTCGGCGCTGAGGATGCCAGTGGGCACGGCGATGATGCTATAGCCGATCAGCATCACCACCGAGGCCATGAAGCGCCCCAGGGGTGTCACCGGGGCCACGTCGCCGTAGCCCACCGTGGTGATCGTGACGCAGGCCCAGTAGATGGCCACCGGGATGCTGCCGAAGCCGTCATTGCCGGCCTCGATCACATACATGAAGGCGCCGATCAGGATCACCAGCGTGACCATGGCCAGCAGGAACACGGTGATCTTGCGGCGGGCGGCGATCAGGGCGCTCCAGAGCAGTTCCGCCTCCTGCAGGTAGGCCCCCAGCTTCAGCACCCGGAACACCCGCAGCAGCCGCAGCACCCGCACCACCAGGAACAGCTGCCCGCCACCGATCAGCAGGCCCAGGTAGGAGGGCAGGATCGCCAGCAGATCCACGATCCCGTAGAAACTGGTGGCATACCGCCGTGGCTCTGCCACCAGCAGCAGCCTCAGCAGGTATTCGAGGCTGAACAGCAGGGTGAAGCCCCACTCCAGCCGCAGGAAGCTGCCGGCCCAGTGTTGCCGCAGAAGTGGGTCGCTCTCCAGCACCACCGCCAGCACACTCAGGGCGATCGCCAGCATCAGCAGGGCGTCGAAGGCCTTGCCGGAGAGGTTGTCCGCCTCGAGGATCGTGCGGCTCAGCCAGGGGCGTCCGACGAGTCGCACCAGCCCCAGGGCCAGGACGACCAAGCCCAGCAGCAGCAGCGGCACCAGCAGCATCGTCAGCCACGTCCCAGGTAGGAGGCCCGCAGTCCTTCATCGGCCAGCAGGTCGGCGGCGCTGCCCTCCAGGCTGATGCTGCCGCTCTCCAGCACCACGCCGCGGTCGGCGATCTCCAGGGCGGCGGTGGCGTTCTGCTCCACCAGCAACATCGACAGCCCGCCTGCGTGCAGGGCCGCCAGGGCGGCCATCACCTCGGCCACCAGTTTTGGCGCCAGCCCAAGGCTGGGTTCATCCAGCAGCAGCAGGCTTGGCCGGCCCATCAGGGCCCGGGCGATCGCCAGCATCTGCTGCTCGCCCCCGGACAGATTGCCGGCCAGCTGGTGGCGCCGTTCCGCCAGGCGGGGAAACAGGCCGTAGCAGCGTTCCAGGTCGGCGGCGATGCCGGCCCGATCGCGCCGCAGCCAGGCCCCCAGTTCCAGGTTGGTGGCCACGGTCTGCCGCGCCAGCACCCGCCGGCCCTCGGGACAATGGCTGATGCCGAGGCGCACCGTGCGATGGGTGCGCACCCCCGCCAGGTCGGTGCCGCGCCACAGCACCTGGCCGGCGGCAGTAGCCACCAGCCGGGAGATGGCGCGCAGGGTGGTGCTCTTGCCGGCGCCATTGGCCCCCAGCAGCGTCACCAGCTCGCCCTGGCGCACCTGCAGATCGAGTCCCCGCAGGGCGGTGAGGGCGCCGTAGCGCACCGTGAGCCGGCGCAACTCCAGCAATGGCGTCATCGGCCGTCTCCGGCGGCACGGCCCGCGCCGCCGCCCGAGCCCCCACCCGAACCACCCAGGTAGGCCTCGATCACCCGCGGGTCGCGGCGCACCTCGGAGGGGCTGCCCAGGGCGATGCGTTCGCCGAAGTTGAGCACCGCCAGCCGGTCGCAGAGGCGCATCATCAACGGCACGTGGTGCTCGATGATCAGCACCGTCAGGGCGAACTGGTCGCGGATCCGGCCGATCAGCTGCCGCAGGTCGTCCTTCTCGGAGGGGTTCATGCCGGCGGCGGGTTCATCCAGCAGCAGCAGCTGGGGTGACGTCGCCAGGGCCCGGGCGATCTCCAGACGCCGCCGGTCGCCGTAGGGCAGATCCCCGGCGCGCTGGTCGGCCAGGGCCCCCAGCTCCAGCAACGTCAGCAGCTCCATCGCCCGGGCCTCCAGCCGCCCCTGGTGGCGGCGGAAGCTGCCGTTGCCCAGCAGGGCCCCCAGCAGGGGGGCGCGGGCGGCGTTGTGCAGGCCCACCAGCACGTTCTCCCGCACCGACAGGCTCTCGAACAGTCGCAGGTTCTGGAAGGTGCGGGCGATGCCCAGCCGGTTGAGGCCGCTGGCCCCCAGCCGATTGGTGGGCACCCCCCGCCAGAAGCAGCGGCCGCCGCTGGGGCTGGTGAGGCCGGAGATCACGTTGAACAGGGTGGTCTTGCCGGCGCCGTTGGGACCGATCAGACCGAAGATCTCCCCCTCCGCCAGCTCCAGGCTCACCCGATCGAGGGCCAGCAGGCCGCCGAAGCGGCAGCTGATCGCCTCCACCTGCAGCAGGGGCACCGGTGCCACACCATCGGGGCTCGGTGTCATGGGGCCTGGGGAGCCTGGCGGTCCCGGTGGCGGCCCCGGCCGAGCAGGGCTGCCAGCCAGCGCAGCCGCTCCGCCGTCACCAGTCCCTGGGGGAAGAACAGCGGACCCAGCAGGATCACCGCCCCGAACAGGATCAGGCGCAGGTCCCCCACCGGCCGCAGCAGTTCCGGCAGGGCGGTGAGTGCCAGGCCCCCCAGCACCGGCCCCAGCCAGAAGCGCGAACCGCCGAACACCACGAAGGCCAGGGTGGTGATGCTGGCGTCGAAGCTGCCCGCCCGGGCGTTCCAGGAATTGAAGAAGTGGGCGGCCAGCGCCCCGGTGAGGCCGGCCAGCACGGCGCTGGCCACGAAGGCGATCAGCTTGGTGCGGGGGGTGTCAATGCCCAGGCTGGCGGCCGCCAGCTCGTCGTCGCGGATGGCGGCCATGGCCCGGCCGAGCCGTAGCGCCTCCAGCCGCTGGCACAGCCAGCAGGCCAGGGCCAGCAGAGCCAGGGTGAACAGCACGTAGCCGCGGGCGTGCGCGAACGGCTGGGGGATGCCGAAGATGCCCATGGCGCCGCCTGTGAAGGGCAGGTTGAGGTTGAGCACCCGCAGGATCTCCACCAGGGCGATCGTGGCGATGGCCAGGTAGATCCCCCGCAGCCGCAGCACCGGCCCGCCGATCGCCAGGGCGATCAGCCCCGCCAGCATCCCCCCCAGCACCATCTCCGCCACCAGGGCCGGCAGCGGCGAGGTGGCGCCGCTGCCGGCGAAGGCGGGGACGCCTGTGGAGAGCAGGGCGGCCACATAGCCCCCCACCGCATAGAAGCCCGGGGTGGCCAGGGACAGCTGGCCGCAGCGCAGCGGCAGGTAGACCGAGAGCGCCAGCAGGGCGCCGAGCAGCATCTGTTCGAGCAGGGCGGCGTCCATGGCGCTCACACCTTGGAGGGCAGCGGCCGGCCCAGCAGCCCCCGGGGCCGCAGCAGCAGCACCAGGAACAGGAAGCCATAGCTCACGGCATCTTTGTACCCCGACCAGTCGGCCGGCACAAAGGCTTCCGCCAGGCCGACGATCAGCCCGCCCAGCACCGCCCCCGGCACGCTGCCCAGCCCGCCCAGCACCAGCACCGCCAGCCCCTTGAGGCCGTAGCCGATGCCGAAGTAGGGCCCGGCGATGCTGACGCTCAGCCCCACCAGGCCGCCGGCCACCCCGGCCAGGAAGCCGCTGAGCCCGAAGGCGAGCCGCACCATGGCTGTGCTGTCGATGCCCAGCAGCTGGGCGGTTTCGGCGTCTTCGGCCACCGCCTGCAGCCCCTTGCCGTTGCGGCTGCCCTCCAGCCAGAGGGTGAGCAGGGCCAGCAGCAGCACCGCGATCCCCAGCAGCAGGGCCTGCACCGTGCGCACACGGGCGCCCAGCAGGGAGAACGAGGCCGGCAGGCCCCCGAGGGCACCCGTGGGGATGGCATAGCTTTCGGCCCCCACCAGCAGCTGGATCAGGTTCACCAGGATCACGCCGGCCCCGAGGCTGGTGATCAGGGCCAGCAGGGGGTCGGCCCTGCGGCGACGCAGGGGGCGGAAGGCCACCCGCTCCACCAGCAGGGCCACCAGGGCCGCCCCCAGCCCCGCCAGGGGCAGGGCACCCCAGAAGGGCAGGGCGAAGGGCAGCTGGAAACCGGCCAGCAGTCCGTTGGCCCCCACCGCGCCGCCGATCAGGAGATAGGTGAAGTAAGCGCCGAGGGTGAACACCGCCCCATGGGCGAAGTTGATCACCCCCAGCACCGAGAACACCAGGGTGTACCCCAGGGCGAACAGCCCGTAGACCGCCCCCACCGACAGACCGTTGACCAGGATCTGGAGCAGGTCCACCCGTGGCTTACTTGAGCAGGGCGAAGCGTCCGCTGCGCCCGTCCGGATCCATGCGCACCTGGGCCACGAAAAACTGGCTCTGGATCACCTCACCCTCGGGGGTGAAGCGGATCTCGCCCAGGGGGGTGGCATAGCTGCCGGCCAGGATCTCCTGCATCAGCTGCTTGCGGGTCGCCGCCAGGGGGGCGCCGGCCAGGGGCTGGCGTTTGTCGAGGCGCACCAGGGCCTCGCCGATCACCTGCAGGGCTGTGTAGGCCTGGGCGGTGAGCTGGGGCGGGATGGCGCCGCCTTTGGCGGCCTTGAAGGCCTTGAGGAAGGCTCCGTTGGCAGGGGTGTCGAGTTCGGGGCTGTAGGCCTGGGCGATCAGCAGCCCGTCGCAGTACTTCTGGCAGATCGGGTAGATGTTGGGGGTGTTCATGCCGTTGCCGGCCACGATCAGGCCCCGGTAGCCCAGCTCCCGCAGCTGGCGGATCAGGTTGCCCCCATCCACCGCCTGCAGCGACAGCACGATCAGATCGGGCTTCTCCCGCAGGGCGGCGCTGATCTGGTTCTGGAAGTCCTGGTCGTTGAGCTGGGTGCGCTGCACCGTCACCGGCTCGAGGCCCTTCTCCTTGAGGGCCTTCTGGAAGATGGTGGTCTCGGCGGTGCTGTAGGCGTCGTCCTGGGCGTAGAACACCGCCGCCCGCTTGAGGCCAGGCTGGATCGTCAGGGCCCGTTCGATGGCCAGCGGTGCGATCACCGAGCTCTGGGCCGACACCCGGCTGATGAAAAAGCCGATCTCCGGGATGCCGGTGGCCGTGTTGGAGGGGGCCACCACCGGCACACCACGGCGCTGGGCAATGGGGTCGGCGGAGAAGGCCTGCTGGGAGAGGGTGGGGCCGATCAGGGCCAGCACGCCCCTGTTGATCTGCAGGGTGAAGGCCGCGTTGGCCCCCGGTTCGTCGCTGCCGCTGTCCTCCAGGGCCAGCTTCAGGGGCCGGCCGTTGATGCCGCCGCTGCCGTTGCGCTGCTGGAGGGCCAGCTCCAGGCCGATCTTCTGGTCCTGGCCGTAGACGTTGGCGTTGCCGGTGAGAGCCAGCACAGCCCCCACCGGCACCCCGCCGGTGACATCCACTGGCTGGTTGGTGTCATCGCTGCCGCAGCCGGCCAGCAGCAGGGAAAGGGTCAGCAGCCCCGTGCCGACCCGCAGGAGACGACCGACGCTCACGCCAGCGAGCGGAAGACGTCGCGGAAGGCGGCGATGGTCGCGTCGATGTCGGCGTCGCTGTGGGCCAGGGAGGTGAAGCCGGCCTCGAAGGCACTCGGTGCCAGATAGATGCCGCGCTCGAGCATGCCGCGGTGCAGCCGCCCGAAGCGGGCCGTGTCGGCGGCCTTGGCCTGCTCGAAGTTGTGCACCGGACCTTCGCAGAGGAAGAAACCGAACATGGCGCTGATGTTGCCACCGCAGAAGGGAACCCCCGCCTCGGCGGCGGCGGCGCGGATGCCGTCGATGAGGCGGCGGGTGATCGTCTCCAGCCGCTCGTAACTGCCGGGTTGTTTCAGCAGCTGCAGGGTCTTGATGCCGGCGGTCATGGCCAGGGGATTGCCGCTCAGGGTGCCGGCCTGGTACATCGGCCCGGCGGGCGCCACCATCGCCATGATGTCGGCCCGGCCGCCATAGGCCCCCACCGGCAGGCCGCCGCCGATCACCTTGCCCATGGTGGTGAGGTCAGGGGTGACGCCGAAGCGGGCCTGGGCGCCGCCGTAGCTGATGCGGAAGCCGGTCATGACTTCGTCGAACACCAGCAGGGCGCCGTTTTCCTTGGTGAGTTCCCTCAGGCCCTCCAGGAAACCGGGTTCGGGGGTGATGAAGCCCGCGTTGCCCACCACCGGCTCCAGGATCACCCCGGCGATTTCACCGGGGTTGTTGGCGAACAGCTCCTTGACCGATTCGAGACAGTTGTAGGGAGCGGTGAGGGTGCTGGCCGTGACCGCCCGCGGCACCCCGGGGGAATCGGGCAGGCCGAGGGTGGCCACCCCGGACCCCGCCTTGACCAGGAACATGTCGGCGTGGCCGTGGTAGCAGCCCTCGAACTTGATCACCTTCTCCCGGCCGGTGAAGGCGCGCATCAGCCGCAGCACCGCCATGCAGGCCTCGGTGCCGGAATTGACGAAGCGCACCATCTCCACCGACGGCACGGCGGCGATCACCAGCTCGGCCAGCTCGTTCTCGAGCACGCAGGGAGCCCCGAAGCTGGTGCCCTTCTCAAGGGCCTGGTGCAGGGCGGCGATCACCTCGGGATGGCTGTGGCCGCAGATGGCGGGGCCCCAGCTGCCCACGTAATCGATGTAGCGGTTGCCGTCCACGTCCCAGGCGTAGGCGCCCTTGACCCGGTCGAAGACGATCGGCTGTCCGCCCACCGACTTGAAGGCCCGCACCGGGGAGCTGACGCCTCCTGGCATGAGGGTCTGGGCGGCGGCGAAGATCTCCTCGGATCGGGTGGTGACGAGGGAAGGGGCCGAGGTGGGCGCAGAAGGGGTGGCCGAACTCAAGGCAGGATCCGCGGAAGGTGGACGCATTCGTTTCCCATCCTGACCCAGAAGGGTGCCGGGGTGCCTGGCCTCAGTAAGTTCGGAAGCAATGCCCCCCCTCCCCCGGCCCAACGGAGCCCCTGCGTGACGATCGACTGGGCCGCGATGGAGCGCCACTGCCGCGCCCTGCTGCCGGCGCGGGCGGTGGTGGCGGCTCCCCAGGAGCTGCTGGCCTACGACTGCGACGGTCTCACCCTGCACCGGGCCCAGCCCCGTCTGGTGGTGCTGCCGGAAACGACCGAGCAGGTGGCGGCCCTGCTGCGGCTCTGCCACACCCGGGGGGTGCCCTTCGTGGCCCGGGGCAGTGGCACCGGCCTCTCCGGCGGCGCCCTGGCCGAGAGCGAGGCGCTGGTGATCGCCACCACCCGCATGCGCTCGATCCTGGACATCGATCTGGCCAACCGGCGCCTCACCGTCCAGCCGGGGGTGATCAACGGCTGGGTCACCCGGGCGGTGGCCGGCGACGGCTTCTATTACGCCCCCGACCCCTCCAGCCAGGTGGTGTGCAGCATCGGCGGCAACGTGGCCGAGAACTCCGGTGGGGTGCACTGCCTCAAATACGGCGTCACCAGCAACCATGTGCTGGAGCTGGAGGTGGTGCTGCCCGACGGCACGGTCACCACCTTTGGCAGCGGCCTGGCCGAAACCCCCGAGCTGGATCTGCGCGGGGTGTTCATCGGCAGTGAAGGCACCCTCGGCATCGCCACCGCCATCACCCTGCGGCTGCTGAGGGCGCCCCAGAGCGTGGCGGTGCTGCTGGCCGATTTCACCGCCATGGAGGCCGCCGGTGAGGCGGTGCGCCTGGTGACGGCGGCCGGCGTGCTGCCGGCGGGGATGGAGATCATGGACAACTTCACCATCAACGCCGTCGATGACCTCTTCGGCCGGGATGAGTACCCCCGCGACGCGGCCGCGGTGCTGCTGATCGAACTGGACGGACAGGAGCGGGAGGTGGCCGCCGCGGTGGAGATCGCCGGGGAGCTCTGCCGCCGGGCCGGGGCCCGCACGATCCGGCGCGCCTCCAGTGAGGCCGACCGGGCCCTGCTCTGGAAGGGCCGCAAGTCGGCCTTCGCCGCCGTCGGCCGCATCACCCCCACCTATTACGTGCAGGACGGCGTCGTGCCCCGCAGTGCCCTGCCCGGGGTGCTGGCGGCGATCGAGGCGCTCAGCCGCCGCTACGAGCTGCCGGTGGCCAACGTGTTCCATGCCGGGGACGGCAATCTCCACCCCCTGATCCTGTACCGGGCCGATGAGCCCGGCGTGACCGACCGGGTGCAGGAGCTGGGGGCCGAGATCCTGCGTCTCTGCATCGACGCCGGCGGCAGCATCACCGGCGAGCACGGCGTGGGCAGCGACAAGCGCTGCTATCTCGACTGGATGTTCGCCCCCGACGACCTGGCCACCATGCGCCTGGTGCGGGAGGCCTTCGACCCGACGGGCCTGGCCAACCCCGGCAAGATCTTCCCCACCCCGCGCAGCTGCGGAGAATCGGCGCGGCGCCAGGCGTCGTCGCTCACCATGCGGCTCGAGGCGCCACTCACCGGCGGCGTCCAGCAGCCGATCCTCGAACCCCTGGATGTCTTCTGAGCGGCGCGTTGGCCCTACGTTGAAGGGCCTTCCTCCGCCCGCGCTCCATGACGATCCGCCTGATGGTCAGCCTGGGTGTGGCGGCTGTTTTGGTTGCCTCAACCCCCGCCCAGGCCCAGTCCCCAGTCGTCAGCCTGATGGCCAAAAAAGTGGCCGAGCGCTACCAAAAGTCCACTTGCGACCAGCTCTGGGCCGCCCGCAGCGAACGGCGTGGGTCGCAGGAACAGCGGGTGTTCGAGATGCTCAGTGATGAACCCCAGATGCGCCAGGCCTTCTTCGATCAGATCGCCGGCCCGGTGATGAACAAGCTGTTCATCTGCGGGATGATCCCCTGAGCCAGCCACCCCGCTTCCGAGCAGGGCGCCGCCCATCAAAAAGGACCCTGCTGTTCGGCAGGATCCTTGAATTCCCTTACTCGCACACCTTCGGAGCACCCCCATAGGGTGATCTTCTCCTGCCGCTCCGGTCGTGGTTGTGAACACACGCCCGAAGGCCCGAACGCACAGCTGCCCCCCTGGTCCCAAGCCAAGCTGAACGGAACAAGGACCCTGCTTCCGTTCCGCATGGGCTACCACCACGACCACGATGGGCGCAGGGACCGTCAGGATTCCCTCTGCGATCGGGAGTTCCTCACGCGCGCCCAGCGCCAGGACCTCCAGCCGCTGGAGGTGCGCCGCCTGCTGTGGGAAGGCGCCACCCTGGTGCAGCGGAAACATCCGCTCGGCGACTCCCTCCAGGGAGCCGTCCAGCTGGAGGCGGAAATGGAGGCGGATCGGATCGGTGTCCTGCTGCCCGACCTTGCCTACCCCTTGATCTGTGCCGGACGGGGCCGTGGGGGGGCGATCCAGTGTTCAGCCGTTCAGCTGGCGGAGGACTTGCTTGACCTGGGCTACCGCCATGTCTTCAGTCTGGCCTAAGGGATGGGGGTGACGGGAGCTCCCGGGGGCTGGCGGTGCAGCACCACCTCTCCGTCCACCAGCAGCACGGCCTCCCCTGCCTGCAACGGCAGCCATTCCTCGTCCGTTGTGAGTGGTTCGGTGCTGACGATCGTCACGACGTCGCCATCGCCGGCCAGCTCGGAGAAGTCGACGCTGAGGTCGTCATCGGCCAGGGTGGCCCGACCGAAGGGCGACCGGCGTGTGATCCGGTGCAGACGGCTGCTGGCGTGGGCGAACAGCCAGCTGCCGTTGCTGATCAGGCAGTTGAACGTGCCCTGATGCTCCAGCTGCCGCGAGCTTTCGACCAGGGTGGCGAAGGTGGCCTCCAGATCCTCCGGATCGGCATCGGCGGCGTTCAATTGCTCGAGGATCCAGCAGAAGGCGATTTCGCTGTCGGTGGAACCCTCCGGCCGAAACAGGTGCGTGCCCGGCAGGGGCCCCAGCAGGTTGCCGTTATGGGCGAACACCCACTCCCGCCCGCGCCAGCGGCGATGGAAGGGGTGGCAGTTCTCCAGGGCGACCACCCCCTGGGTGGCCTTGCGGATGTGGGCGATCGAGCAACGGGAGCGCAGATCCAGGCGGGCCACGCGGGCGGCGATGGGCGAGAAGGCCGCCGGGGCGTCCTCCCGGTACAGATGCACCCCGCGGCCGTCGGGGTCGAAGCTGGCCACCCCCCAACCATCGGCATGGACTCCGGTGGCCCCACCCCGGCGGGTGAGGCCATGGAAGGAGAAGCGCATGTCGGTGGGGGTGTTGGCGCTGAGGGCCAGCAGTTCACACATCACCCGAGGTCCACCGTCGGCCCCCATCCTCCCCGCCGGGATCAGCGCGAGCGGCTGAACAGTTGGTCCCAGACCCCGTCCTTGCCGAAGAAGGTGGCGTTGATCTTGTCCCAGCCGCCGAAGTCGCCGGCCGAGAAGAGTTGCTTCACCGGTGCGAAACGGCCCTTCACCCGGCTCCACACGCCCGGACTGACCGGACGGAAGCCCTCCTCGGCGAAGATCTCCTGGGCCGGCTCGCTCTGCAGGTAGGCGGCCAGGGCTTCGGCGGCCTTGCGGGTGCCCTTGTGGTCCACGTTGCGGTCGATGACGGTCACCGGGCCCTCGATGCGGATGTTGACATCGGGCACGATGAAGGGGGCTTCGAGATCGCCGCTGCGCCTGGCGAGGATCGCCTCGTTTTCGTAATTGAGCAGCACGTCGCCCTGGCCGCGCTTGAGGAACACGTCGCTGGCTTCGCGGGCGTCCTTGGGCAGGTTCTCCACGTTGCGGTAGACCGAGCCCACGTAGGCCTTGGCCTGGGCCTCGCTGCCGCCGGTCTGGCTGATCGAGCCCCAGAGGCCCAGGAAGTTCCAGCGGGCACCACCCGAGGTCTTGGGATTGGCCGTCACCACGGTGATGCCGGGCTTGGCCAGATCCGCCCAGGTCCGGACGCCTCTGGGATTGCCGTCCCGGGTGACGAAGGCCACCACCGAGTGGGTGATGATCGAGCCGCCGGGCAGATCCTTCTCCCAGCCTGGCTGGACCAGGCCCGCTTCCTGGAGCTTGAGCACGTCACCGGCCAGGGCGAGGGTGGCCACGTCGGCATCGAGGCCGTCGATGATCGCCCGGGTCTGGGAGCCGGAGCCGCCGTAGCTGGTCTTCACGGAGATCGGCTGGCCGGTTCTGGCTTTCCAGTCGGCTTCGAACTTGGGCAGGATCCGGTCGTAGGCCCCCTTGGTCACGGCGTAGCTCACCAGCAGCAGCTCCTGGGGAGCGCCGCTCCCGTCGGCACCGGCACCGACCTCGGGCCGGGGGCTGCAGCCGGACAGGGCCAGGCCCCCCAGCAGGAGGCCGGTGATGGCGAGGGGGGCGGTGGAACGGGCGAAGCGGGAAACCACGGTTTTCTGATCGACAATCCGGCAGAGCTTACACCGGTATCCCGATCGGCTATCCATCGCCCTCCTGGCCCCTGGTCCGCCTCCCCTGGCCTGTTCCGCCCCCGCTCAGGGGGCCAGTTCCTGGATCAGCGGGATTTGGAGAAAATCGAATCCCAGAGCCCTCCCTTGCCGAAGAAGCGCTTGTTGATGGTGTCCCAGCCGCCGAAGTCCCGGGCGGTGAACAGCTTCGAGACCGGAGCGAACCGGGATCGCGTCTCGGCTTTGATCTTGGCGTTGACGGGTCGGAATCCCTCCTCGGCAAAGGCCCGCTGGGCCGGCTCGCTGTACAGATACCTGGCGAAAGCCTCGGCCACCTTTCGGGTTCCCTTGCGGTCCACGTTCCTGTCGACGACGGCGATCGGCCCCTCGATCAGGATGTTGGTGGTGGGCACGATGTAGGGGGTTTTCCAGGTGCCGCTCTTCCTGGCCAGGATCGCCTCGTTCTCGTAGTTGAGCAGCGCATCACCCTGGTTGCGTTTCACGAACACGTCGGTGGCCTCACGGGCATCCTTGGGGAGGGTGTCCACATTGCGGTACACGTTGGTCACGAAGGCGCGGGCCTTGGCCTCATTGCCGCCGGTTTCCGTCACCGAGCCCCAGAGGCCCAGGAAGTTCCAACGGGCGCCGCCGGAGGTCTTGGGATTGGCGGTGATCACCTCCACATTCTTGTTGTCGAGATCGTTCCAGGTGCGGATCTTCTTCGGGTTGCCGGGACGCACGAAGAACGCGACCACCGAGTTGGTGATGATGCTGTTGTTGGGATTCTCCTTCTCCCAGCCGGGACGGATCAGGCCTGCCTCCTCGAGCTTCAGGGTGTCGGCCGTCAGGGCCAGGCCCACCACATCCGCCGCCAGGCCGTCGATCACCGCCCGGGTCTGGGAGCCGGAGCCGCCGTAGCTGGTGCGGATGACGACGCTCTGACCGGTCCGCTTCTTCCAGTCGGCCGTGAACCGGGGAATGATCTTGTCGTAGGCCGCCTTGGTGACGGC includes these proteins:
- a CDS encoding class II glutamine amidotransferase produces the protein MCELLALSANTPTDMRFSFHGLTRRGGATGVHADGWGVASFDPDGRGVHLYREDAPAAFSPIAARVARLDLRSRCSIAHIRKATQGVVALENCHPFHRRWRGREWVFAHNGNLLGPLPGTHLFRPEGSTDSEIAFCWILEQLNAADADPEDLEATFATLVESSRQLEHQGTFNCLISNGSWLFAHASSRLHRITRRSPFGRATLADDDLSVDFSELAGDGDVVTIVSTEPLTTDEEWLPLQAGEAVLLVDGEVVLHRQPPGAPVTPIP
- a CDS encoding sulfate ABC transporter substrate-binding protein, with the protein product MLHPFSSPVLPAARRPWHPGLVAAPLAVAVALGGSGTLVPLNAQAQQPAKNQELLLVSYAVTKAAYDKIIPRFTADWKKRTGQSVVIRTSYGGSGSQTRAVIDGLAADVVGLALTADTLKLEEAGLIRPGWEKENPNNSIITNSVVAFFVRPGNPKKIRTWNDLDNKNVEVITANPKTSGGARWNFLGLWGSVTETGGNEAKARAFVTNVYRNVDTLPKDAREATDVFVKRNQGDALLNYENEAILARKSGTWKTPYIVPTTNILIEGPIAVVDRNVDRKGTRKVAEAFARYLYSEPAQRAFAEEGFRPVNAKIKAETRSRFAPVSKLFTARDFGGWDTINKRFFGKGGLWDSIFSKSR
- a CDS encoding sulfate ABC transporter substrate-binding protein, which codes for MVSRFARSTAPLAITGLLLGGLALSGCSPRPEVGAGADGSGAPQELLLVSYAVTKGAYDRILPKFEADWKARTGQPISVKTSYGGSGSQTRAIIDGLDADVATLALAGDVLKLQEAGLVQPGWEKDLPGGSIITHSVVAFVTRDGNPRGVRTWADLAKPGITVVTANPKTSGGARWNFLGLWGSISQTGGSEAQAKAYVGSVYRNVENLPKDAREASDVFLKRGQGDVLLNYENEAILARRSGDLEAPFIVPDVNIRIEGPVTVIDRNVDHKGTRKAAEALAAYLQSEPAQEIFAEEGFRPVSPGVWSRVKGRFAPVKQLFSAGDFGGWDKINATFFGKDGVWDQLFSRSR
- a CDS encoding FAD-linked oxidase C-terminal domain-containing protein — its product is MERHCRALLPARAVVAAPQELLAYDCDGLTLHRAQPRLVVLPETTEQVAALLRLCHTRGVPFVARGSGTGLSGGALAESEALVIATTRMRSILDIDLANRRLTVQPGVINGWVTRAVAGDGFYYAPDPSSQVVCSIGGNVAENSGGVHCLKYGVTSNHVLELEVVLPDGTVTTFGSGLAETPELDLRGVFIGSEGTLGIATAITLRLLRAPQSVAVLLADFTAMEAAGEAVRLVTAAGVLPAGMEIMDNFTINAVDDLFGRDEYPRDAAAVLLIELDGQEREVAAAVEIAGELCRRAGARTIRRASSEADRALLWKGRKSAFAAVGRITPTYYVQDGVVPRSALPGVLAAIEALSRRYELPVANVFHAGDGNLHPLILYRADEPGVTDRVQELGAEILRLCIDAGGSITGEHGVGSDKRCYLDWMFAPDDLATMRLVREAFDPTGLANPGKIFPTPRSCGESARRQASSLTMRLEAPLTGGVQQPILEPLDVF